A DNA window from Syngnathus typhle isolate RoL2023-S1 ecotype Sweden linkage group LG2, RoL_Styp_1.0, whole genome shotgun sequence contains the following coding sequences:
- the LOC133169038 gene encoding sodium/potassium-transporting ATPase subunit alpha-1, with protein sequence MGLGRGKDDYKLAATSDGNSKKDKKAKEKKDMDDLKKEVDLDDHKLTLDELHRKYGTDLSRGLTSTRAKEILLRDGPNALTPPPTTPEWVKFCRQLFGGFSMLLWIGAILCFLAYGIQAASEDEPANDNLYLGVVLSAVVIITGCFSYYQEAKSSKIMESFKNLVPQQALVIRDGEKNNINAEEVVAGDLVEVKGGDRIPADLRIISAQGCKVDNSSLTGESEPQTRTPDFSNDNPLETRNIAFFSTNCIEGTAKGIVINTGDRTVMGRIATLASSLEGGKTPIAVEIEHFIHIITGVAVFLGVSFFVLSLILGYGWLEAVIFLIGIIVANVPEGLLATVTVCLTLTAKRMAKKNCLVKNLEAVETLGSTSTICSDKTGTLTQNRMTVAHMWFDNQIHEADTTENQSGTSFDRSSESWAALARIAGLCNRAVFLAEQSNIPILKRDVAGDASEAALLKCIELCCGSVKSMRDKYQKVAEIPFNSTNKYQLSIHKNSTPGESKHLLVMKGAPERILDRCSTIMMHGKEQTLDEEMKDAFQNAYVELGGLGERVLGFCHFNLPDDQFPEGFAFDTEEVNFPTEKLCFIGLMSMIDPPRAAVPDAVGKCRSAGIKVIMVTGDHPITAKAIAKGVGIISEGNETVEDIAARLNVPIAEVNPRDAKACVVHGGELKDMTSEQLDDILKHHTEIVFARTSPQQKLIIVEGCQRQGAIVAVTGDGVNDSPALKKADIGVAMGIAGSDVSKQAADMILLDDNFASIVTGVEEGRLIFDNLKKSIAYTLTSNIPEISPFLLFIIANIPLPLGTVTILCIDLGTDMVPAISLAYEEAESDIMKRQPRNPKTDKLVNERLISIAYGQIGMMQATAGFFTYFVILAENGFLPMDLLGIRVLWDDKFVNDLEDSYGQQWTYERRKIVEFTCHTAFFASIVVVQWADLIICKTRRNSILQQGMKNRILIFGLFEETALAAFLSYCPGMDVALRMYPLKPTWWFCAFPYSLLIFLYDEARRYILRRNPGGWVEQETYY encoded by the exons ATGGGGCTGGGA AGAGGGAAAGATGATTACAAACTGGCCGCCACGTCTGATGGCAACAGCAAGAAAGACAAGAAggcgaaagaaaaaaaggatatgGATGACCTAAAGAAAGAAGTGGATCTG GATGATCACAAGCTCACCTTGGATGAGCTTCATAGGAAGTACGGAACCGACCTGTCCAGG GGTCTGACCTCCACCAGAGCAAAGGAGATCCTTCTCCGGGATGGTCCGAACGCTCTGACGCCACCACCCACTACCCCCGAGTGGGTGAAGTTCTGTCGACAG CTTTTTGGAGGTTTCTCAATGCTTCTCTGGATTGGAGCCATCCTCTGCTTCCTTGCTTACGGCATCCAGGCAGCGTCCGAAGATGAACCCGCCAATGATAAC TTGTACCTGGGTGTTGTGCTTTCTGCCGTCGTCATCATCACCGGTTGCTTCTCCTACTACCAAGAGGCCAAGAGCTCCAAGATCATGGAGTCTTTCAAAAATCTGGTCCCACAG CAAGCCTTGGTTATCCGTGACGGAGAAAAGAACAACATAAACGCAGAGGAGGTGGTGGCGGGAGATTTGGTGGAGGTTAAAGGTGGAGACAGGATTCCGGCGGATCTGCGAATCATCTCTGCCCAGGGTTGCAAG GTGGACAACTCCTCTTTGACCGGTGAATCCGAGCCACAGACCCGTACTCCAGACTTCTCTAATGACAACCCACTGGAGACTAGGAATATTGCTTTCTTCTCTACCAACTGCATTGAAG GCACGGCCAAAGGAATCGTCATCAACACCGGAGACCGCACCGTCATGGGTCGCATTGCCACCTTGGCGTCAAGTCTAGAAGGCGGCAAAACTCCCATTGCCGTCGAGATTGAGCATTTCATCCACATCATCACTGGCGTGGCTGTTTTCCTGGGTGTGTCCTTTTTCGTCCTATCCCTCATTCTCGGGTACGGGTGGCTGGAagccgtcatcttcctcattgGCATCATCGTGGCCAACGTGCCGGAGGGTCTCCTGGCTACCGTCACT GTATGTCTGACTTTGACTGCCAAGCGTATGGCCAAGAAGAACTGCTTGGTGAAGAATCTGGAAGCCGTCGAGACTCTGGGCTCCACCTCCACCATCTGCTCAGACAAGACCGGCACCTTGACCCAAAACAGGATGACGGTTGCCCACATGTGGTTCGACAACCAGATCCACGAGGCGGACACGACTGAGAACCAGAGCGGGACATCTTTTGACAGGAGCTCTGAGTCCTGGGCTGCCCTGGCAAGAATCGCCGGACTCTGTAACCGTGCTGTCTTCCTGGCAGAGCAGAGCAACATTCCCATCCTAAAG AGGGACGTGGCTGGAGATGCCTCGGAGGCTGCTCTGCTCAAATGCATTGAGTTGTGCTGTGGATCAGTCAAAAGCATGCGAGACAAATACCAAAAGGTTGCTGAAATCCCCTTCAACTCCACCAACAAGTACCAG CTCTCCATCCATAAGAACTCAACCCCTGGAGAGAGCAAACATCTGCTAGTCATGAAGGGTGCTCCAGAGAGAATTTTGGATCGCTGCTCCACCATCATGATGCACGGCAAAGAGCAGACACTGGATGAGGAAATGAAAGACGCTTTCCAGAATGCCTACGTTGAGCTAGGAGGACTTGGAGAGAGAGTGCTCG gtttctgCCATTTCAATTTGCCCGATGACCAGTTCCCAGAAGGCTTTGCGTTTGACACCGAGGAGGTCAACTTTCCTACTGAGAAGTTGTGCTTCATCGGCCTCATGTCCATGATCGATCCTCCTCGTGCCGCCGTGCCAGATGCTGTTGGAAAATGCAGAAGCGCCGGTATCAAG GTTATCATGGTAACAGGTGATCATCCAATCACAGCCAAGGCCATCGCTAAGGGTGTGGGCATCATCTCTGAAGGCAATGAGACAGTTGAAGATATTGCGGCTCGCTTGAACGTTCCAATAGCTGAGGTCAACCCCAG GGATGCTAAGGCCTGTGTTGTCCATGGTGGTGAGCTGAAGGATATGACCTCAGAGCAGCTGGATGACATCCTCAAGCACCACACCGAAATTGTCTTTGCCAGAACCTCACCGCAACAGAAGCTAATCATTGTGGAGGGTTGCCAGCGACAG GGAGCCATCGTTGCCGTGACCGGTGACGGCGTCAACGACTCTCCGGCTCTGAAAAAAGCCGACATCGGCGTCGCCATGGGGATTGCCGGATCGGACGTCTCCAAGCAGGCGGCTGACATGATCCTGCTGGATGACAACTTCGCTTCCATTGTTACTGGAGTTGAAGAAG GCCGCCTGATTTTTGACAACTTGAAGAAGTCCATCGCCTACACACTAACCAGCAACATCCCTGAGATTTCGCCTTTCCTCCTCTTTATCATTGCCAATATCCCTCTACCTCTGGGAACCGTCACCATCCTCTGTATCGACCTGGGAACTGACATG GTTCCGGCTATCTCACTGGCTTACGAAGAAGCTGAGAGCGATATCATGAAGAGGCAGCCCAGAAACCCCAAAACAGACAAACTGGTGAATGAGAGGCTCATCAGCATTGCCTATGGACAAATCG GTATGATGCAAGCCACAGCGGGCTTCTTCACATACTTTGTGATCTTAGCCGAAAACGGCTTCCTGCCCATGGACTTACTGGGCATTCGAGTTCTTTGGGACGACAAATTTGTAAATGACCTGGAGGACAGCTATGGGCAGCAATGG ACATATGAGCGTAGGAAGATTGTCGAGTTCACCTGCCACACGGCCTTTTTCGCAAGTATCGTCGTTGTGCAGTGGGCCGATTTGATCATCTGCAAGACAAGGAGGAACTCCATCCTGCAGCAAGGCATGAA GAACCGCATCCTTATCTTCGGACTGTTTGAAGAGACAGCCCTGGCTGCGTTCCTGTCATACTGCCCTGGCATGGACGTTGCCCTAAGAATGTACCCACTCAA GCCAACTTGGTGGTTCTGCGCCTTCCCCTATTCACTGCTTATTTTCCTCTACGATGAGGCAAGAAGATACATTCTCAGACGCAACCCAGGCG GTTGGGTGGAGCAGGAGACATACTACTGA